A region from the Triticum urartu cultivar G1812 chromosome 1, Tu2.1, whole genome shotgun sequence genome encodes:
- the LOC125515714 gene encoding uncharacterized protein LOC125515714 isoform X12 — protein sequence MMGSSGSGNGSRHLDPGRVHELVMRRKPYDLLHYLNSIPGASEDPHCRQIKYVAETLLLLMRRGLVPGDKTLIVDWARNAWLNATQSRLFSSQMVGGGPSNFTSDAGYNMHPHNSSSYSGRMLTNEPGSNDFRHAAMHNQLSASNPRNHTATFPPQQANSTDAYVPLRNNSKLGHDMHPHNSSSYSGRMSTNEPGLRDTATHNQLSASYSRNHTATFPQLQLNSNDGHNMHPHNSSSYSERMLTNEPCSNEVRDAVMHNQLSASNSRNYTATFPPVQANSNDVPLDETSAFNSGTHASAYVPLRDNPTLAQAFNELLDNIFSPQKHGTRTVGPLWPCHPGSEQKRKVLPTVDIKGKRPASMKVTTLRLNVASLVAEDGINSAAGVLIRNGSTAQFVGASCFSPILRREPALLLAAACCKGIKIALSYQPASITLESHLLPLLNPLYASSDQPPDVVQLKEFLSQGYPHFVVRDIPEESNRAACELALNVLHLRESYMFFNDPPEWLVPYLDQ from the exons ATGATGGGCTCCTCGGGCTCCGGCAATGGCTCCCGCCACCTCGACCCGGGCCGCGTCCACGAGCTCGTCATGCGCCGCAAGCCGTACGACCTCCTCCACTACCTGAATTCCATACCCGGGGCGTCCGAGGACCCGCACTGCCGCCAGATCAAATACGTCGCGGAGACTCTCCTGCTGCTCATGCGAAG AGGTTTGGTTCCCGGAGACAAGACGCTGATCGTGGATTGGGCCCGAAACGCATGGCTGAACGCGACCCAAAGCAG ACTTTTTTCATCCCAGATGGTTGGTGGTGGTCCATCCAATTTTACTTCAGATGCAG GTTATAATATGCATCCACACAATTCAAGTTCATATTCTGGAAGGATGTTGACCAATGAACCTGGCAGTAATG ACTTCAGACATGCTGCAATGCATAATCAATTATCTGCTTCTAACCCAAGGAATCATACTGCAACATTTCCTCCACAGCAAGCAAACTCAACTGATG CATATGTTCCATTGCGGAATAATTCTAAGCTTG GTCATGATATGCACCCACACAATTCAAGTTCATATTCTGGAAGGATGTCGACCAACGAACCTG GGCTCAGAGATACTGCAACGCATAATCAATTATCTGCTTCTTACTCACGGAATCATACTGCAACATTTCCTCAACTGCAATTAAACTCGAATGATG GTCATAATATGCACCCACACAATTCAAGTTCATATTCTGAAAGGATGTTGACCAACGAACCTTGTAGTAATG AGGTCAGAGATGCTGTAATGCATAATCAGTTATCTGCTTCTAACTCAAGGAATTATACTGCAACTTTTCCTCCAGTGCAGGCAAACTCGAATGATG TGCCACTTGATGAAACATCTGCTTTTAACTCCGGAACTCATGCTTCAGCATATGTTCCATTGCGGGATAATCCTACACTTG CACAAGCATTCAATGAACTCTTGGATAATATTTTTTCGCCACAAAAGCATGGTACACGGACGGTCGGACCACTATGGCCGTGCCACCCTGGGTCAGAGCAGAAAAGAAAAG TGCTGCCCACAGTAGATATCAAAGGAAAGAGACCTGCATCGATGAAGGTGACGACGCTGAGGTTGAACGTTGCTTCTTTGGTTGCAGAGGATGGAATTAATAGTGCTGCAGGGGTGTTGATTAGGAATGGCAGCACGGCACAATTCGTCGGTGCATCATGCTTTAGTCCGATACTACGCAGGGAGCCAGCTCTTCTGCTTGCAGCTGCTTGTTGCAAAGGGATCAAAATCGCTCTGTCCTATCAACCAGCTAGTATCACGCTGGAGTCCCATCTGCTCCCTCTGCTCAACCCGCTATACGCCTCTTCGGATCAACCGCCAGATGTAGTGCAGCTGAAAGAATTCCTGAGCCAGGGATACCCACATTTCGTAGTCCGGGACATTCCAGAAGAATCCAATCGTGCTGCTTGTGAGTTGGCTCTCAATGTTTTGCACCTACGGGAGTCCTATATGTTCTTCAATGATCCGCCAGAATGGCTTGTCCCTTACCTAGATCAGTGA
- the LOC125515714 gene encoding uncharacterized protein LOC125515714 isoform X9, producing MVGGGPSNFTSDAGYNMHPHNSSSYSGRMLTNEPGSNDFRHAAMHNQLSASNPRNHTATFPPQQANSTDAYVPLRNNSKLGHDMHPHNSSSYSGRMSTNEPGLRDTATHNQLSASYSRNHTATFPQLQLNSNDVMLDETFAFNPGTHASAYVPSGGYYTLGHKMHPQNSNSNSGRMLTNKPGSNGLRDTATHNQLSASYSRNHTATFPQLQLNSNDVILDETSTFNPGTHASEYVPSRGYYTLGHNMHPHNSSSYSERMLTNEPCSNEVRDAVMHNQLSASNSRNYTATFPPVQANSNDVPLDETSAFNSGTHASAYVPLRDNPTLAQAFNELLDNIFSPQKHGTRTVGPLWPCHPGSEQKRKVLPTVDIKGKRPASMKVTTLRLNVASLVAEDGINSAAGVLIRNGSTAQFVGASCFSPILRREPALLLAAACCKGIKIALSYQPASITLESHLLPLLNPLYASSDQPPDVVQLKEFLSQGYPHFVVRDIPEESNRAACELALNVLHLRESYMFFNDPPEWLVPYLDQ from the exons ATGGTTGGTGGTGGTCCATCCAATTTTACTTCAGATGCAG GTTATAATATGCATCCACACAATTCAAGTTCATATTCTGGAAGGATGTTGACCAATGAACCTGGCAGTAATG ACTTCAGACATGCTGCAATGCATAATCAATTATCTGCTTCTAACCCAAGGAATCATACTGCAACATTTCCTCCACAGCAAGCAAACTCAACTGATG CATATGTTCCATTGCGGAATAATTCTAAGCTTG GTCATGATATGCACCCACACAATTCAAGTTCATATTCTGGAAGGATGTCGACCAACGAACCTG GGCTCAGAGATACTGCAACGCATAATCAATTATCTGCTTCTTACTCACGGAATCATACTGCAACATTTCCTCAACTGCAATTAAACTCGAATGATG TGATGCTTGATGAAACATTTGCCTTTAACCCTGGAACTCATGCTTCAGCATATGTTCCATCAGGGGGTTATTACACACTTG GTCATAAGATGCACCcacaaaattcaaattcaaattctgGAAGGATGTTGACTAACAAACCTGGTAGTAATG GGCTCAGAGATACTGCAACGCATAATCAATTATCTGCTTCTTACTCACGGAATCATACTGCAACATTTCCTCAACTGCAATTAAACTCGAATGATG TGATTCTTGATGAAACATCTACCTTTAACCCTGGAACTCATGCTTCAGAATATGTTCCATCACGAGGTTATTATACACTTG GTCATAATATGCACCCACACAATTCAAGTTCATATTCTGAAAGGATGTTGACCAACGAACCTTGTAGTAATG AGGTCAGAGATGCTGTAATGCATAATCAGTTATCTGCTTCTAACTCAAGGAATTATACTGCAACTTTTCCTCCAGTGCAGGCAAACTCGAATGATG TGCCACTTGATGAAACATCTGCTTTTAACTCCGGAACTCATGCTTCAGCATATGTTCCATTGCGGGATAATCCTACACTTG CACAAGCATTCAATGAACTCTTGGATAATATTTTTTCGCCACAAAAGCATGGTACACGGACGGTCGGACCACTATGGCCGTGCCACCCTGGGTCAGAGCAGAAAAGAAAAG TGCTGCCCACAGTAGATATCAAAGGAAAGAGACCTGCATCGATGAAGGTGACGACGCTGAGGTTGAACGTTGCTTCTTTGGTTGCAGAGGATGGAATTAATAGTGCTGCAGGGGTGTTGATTAGGAATGGCAGCACGGCACAATTCGTCGGTGCATCATGCTTTAGTCCGATACTACGCAGGGAGCCAGCTCTTCTGCTTGCAGCTGCTTGTTGCAAAGGGATCAAAATCGCTCTGTCCTATCAACCAGCTAGTATCACGCTGGAGTCCCATCTGCTCCCTCTGCTCAACCCGCTATACGCCTCTTCGGATCAACCGCCAGATGTAGTGCAGCTGAAAGAATTCCTGAGCCAGGGATACCCACATTTCGTAGTCCGGGACATTCCAGAAGAATCCAATCGTGCTGCTTGTGAGTTGGCTCTCAATGTTTTGCACCTACGGGAGTCCTATATGTTCTTCAATGATCCGCCAGAATGGCTTGTCCCTTACCTAGATCAGTGA
- the LOC125515714 gene encoding uncharacterized protein LOC125515714 isoform X3: MMGSSGSGNGSRHLDPGRVHELVMRRKPYDLLHYLNSIPGASEDPHCRQIKYVAETLLLLMRRGLVPGDKTLIVDWARNAWLNATQSRLFSSQMVGGGPSNFTSDAGYNMHPHNSSSYSGRMLTNEPGSNDFRHAAMHNQLSASNPRNHTATFPPQQANSTDGHDMHPHNSSSYSGRMSTNEPGLRDTATHNQLSASYSRNHTATFPQLQLNSNDVMLDETFAFNPGTHASAYVPSGGYYTLGHKMHPQNSNSNSGRMLTNKPGSNGLRDTATHNQLSASYSRNHTATFPQLQLNSNDVILDETSTFNPGTHASEYVPSRGYYTLGHNMHPHNSSSYSERMLTNEPCSNEVRDAVMHNQLSASNSRNYTATFPPVQANSNDVPLDETSAFNSGTHASAYVPLRDNPTLAQAFNELLDNIFSPQKHGTRTVGPLWPCHPGSEQKRKVLPTVDIKGKRPASMKVTTLRLNVASLVAEDGINSAAGVLIRNGSTAQFVGASCFSPILRREPALLLAAACCKGIKIALSYQPASITLESHLLPLLNPLYASSDQPPDVVQLKEFLSQGYPHFVVRDIPEESNRAACELALNVLHLRESYMFFNDPPEWLVPYLDQ, encoded by the exons ATGATGGGCTCCTCGGGCTCCGGCAATGGCTCCCGCCACCTCGACCCGGGCCGCGTCCACGAGCTCGTCATGCGCCGCAAGCCGTACGACCTCCTCCACTACCTGAATTCCATACCCGGGGCGTCCGAGGACCCGCACTGCCGCCAGATCAAATACGTCGCGGAGACTCTCCTGCTGCTCATGCGAAG AGGTTTGGTTCCCGGAGACAAGACGCTGATCGTGGATTGGGCCCGAAACGCATGGCTGAACGCGACCCAAAGCAG ACTTTTTTCATCCCAGATGGTTGGTGGTGGTCCATCCAATTTTACTTCAGATGCAG GTTATAATATGCATCCACACAATTCAAGTTCATATTCTGGAAGGATGTTGACCAATGAACCTGGCAGTAATG ACTTCAGACATGCTGCAATGCATAATCAATTATCTGCTTCTAACCCAAGGAATCATACTGCAACATTTCCTCCACAGCAAGCAAACTCAACTGATG GTCATGATATGCACCCACACAATTCAAGTTCATATTCTGGAAGGATGTCGACCAACGAACCTG GGCTCAGAGATACTGCAACGCATAATCAATTATCTGCTTCTTACTCACGGAATCATACTGCAACATTTCCTCAACTGCAATTAAACTCGAATGATG TGATGCTTGATGAAACATTTGCCTTTAACCCTGGAACTCATGCTTCAGCATATGTTCCATCAGGGGGTTATTACACACTTG GTCATAAGATGCACCcacaaaattcaaattcaaattctgGAAGGATGTTGACTAACAAACCTGGTAGTAATG GGCTCAGAGATACTGCAACGCATAATCAATTATCTGCTTCTTACTCACGGAATCATACTGCAACATTTCCTCAACTGCAATTAAACTCGAATGATG TGATTCTTGATGAAACATCTACCTTTAACCCTGGAACTCATGCTTCAGAATATGTTCCATCACGAGGTTATTATACACTTG GTCATAATATGCACCCACACAATTCAAGTTCATATTCTGAAAGGATGTTGACCAACGAACCTTGTAGTAATG AGGTCAGAGATGCTGTAATGCATAATCAGTTATCTGCTTCTAACTCAAGGAATTATACTGCAACTTTTCCTCCAGTGCAGGCAAACTCGAATGATG TGCCACTTGATGAAACATCTGCTTTTAACTCCGGAACTCATGCTTCAGCATATGTTCCATTGCGGGATAATCCTACACTTG CACAAGCATTCAATGAACTCTTGGATAATATTTTTTCGCCACAAAAGCATGGTACACGGACGGTCGGACCACTATGGCCGTGCCACCCTGGGTCAGAGCAGAAAAGAAAAG TGCTGCCCACAGTAGATATCAAAGGAAAGAGACCTGCATCGATGAAGGTGACGACGCTGAGGTTGAACGTTGCTTCTTTGGTTGCAGAGGATGGAATTAATAGTGCTGCAGGGGTGTTGATTAGGAATGGCAGCACGGCACAATTCGTCGGTGCATCATGCTTTAGTCCGATACTACGCAGGGAGCCAGCTCTTCTGCTTGCAGCTGCTTGTTGCAAAGGGATCAAAATCGCTCTGTCCTATCAACCAGCTAGTATCACGCTGGAGTCCCATCTGCTCCCTCTGCTCAACCCGCTATACGCCTCTTCGGATCAACCGCCAGATGTAGTGCAGCTGAAAGAATTCCTGAGCCAGGGATACCCACATTTCGTAGTCCGGGACATTCCAGAAGAATCCAATCGTGCTGCTTGTGAGTTGGCTCTCAATGTTTTGCACCTACGGGAGTCCTATATGTTCTTCAATGATCCGCCAGAATGGCTTGTCCCTTACCTAGATCAGTGA
- the LOC125515714 gene encoding uncharacterized protein LOC125515714 isoform X1: MMGSSGSGNGSRHLDPGRVHELVMRRKPYDLLHYLNSIPGASEDPHCRQIKYVAETLLLLMRRGLVPGDKTLIVDWARNAWLNATQSRLFSSQMVGGGPSNFTSDAGYNMHPHNSSSYSGRMLTNEPGSNDFRHAAMHNQLSASNPRNHTATFPPQQANSTDAYVPLRNNSKLGHDMHPHNSSSYSGRMSTNEPGLRDTATHNQLSASYSRNHTATFPQLQLNSNDVMLDETFAFNPGTHASAYVPSGGYYTLGHKMHPQNSNSNSGRMLTNKPGSNGLRDTATHNQLSASYSRNHTATFPQLQLNSNDVILDETSTFNPGTHASEYVPSRGYYTLGHNMHPHNSSSYSERMLTNEPCSNEVRDAVMHNQLSASNSRNYTATFPPVQANSNDVPLDETSAFNSGTHASAYVPLRDNPTLAQAFNELLDNIFSPQKHGTRTVGPLWPCHPGSEQKRKVLPTVDIKGKRPASMKVTTLRLNVASLVAEDGINSAAGVLIRNGSTAQFVGASCFSPILRREPALLLAAACCKGIKIALSYQPASITLESHLLPLLNPLYASSDQPPDVVQLKEFLSQGYPHFVVRDIPEESNRAACELALNVLHLRESYMFFNDPPEWLVPYLDQ; the protein is encoded by the exons ATGATGGGCTCCTCGGGCTCCGGCAATGGCTCCCGCCACCTCGACCCGGGCCGCGTCCACGAGCTCGTCATGCGCCGCAAGCCGTACGACCTCCTCCACTACCTGAATTCCATACCCGGGGCGTCCGAGGACCCGCACTGCCGCCAGATCAAATACGTCGCGGAGACTCTCCTGCTGCTCATGCGAAG AGGTTTGGTTCCCGGAGACAAGACGCTGATCGTGGATTGGGCCCGAAACGCATGGCTGAACGCGACCCAAAGCAG ACTTTTTTCATCCCAGATGGTTGGTGGTGGTCCATCCAATTTTACTTCAGATGCAG GTTATAATATGCATCCACACAATTCAAGTTCATATTCTGGAAGGATGTTGACCAATGAACCTGGCAGTAATG ACTTCAGACATGCTGCAATGCATAATCAATTATCTGCTTCTAACCCAAGGAATCATACTGCAACATTTCCTCCACAGCAAGCAAACTCAACTGATG CATATGTTCCATTGCGGAATAATTCTAAGCTTG GTCATGATATGCACCCACACAATTCAAGTTCATATTCTGGAAGGATGTCGACCAACGAACCTG GGCTCAGAGATACTGCAACGCATAATCAATTATCTGCTTCTTACTCACGGAATCATACTGCAACATTTCCTCAACTGCAATTAAACTCGAATGATG TGATGCTTGATGAAACATTTGCCTTTAACCCTGGAACTCATGCTTCAGCATATGTTCCATCAGGGGGTTATTACACACTTG GTCATAAGATGCACCcacaaaattcaaattcaaattctgGAAGGATGTTGACTAACAAACCTGGTAGTAATG GGCTCAGAGATACTGCAACGCATAATCAATTATCTGCTTCTTACTCACGGAATCATACTGCAACATTTCCTCAACTGCAATTAAACTCGAATGATG TGATTCTTGATGAAACATCTACCTTTAACCCTGGAACTCATGCTTCAGAATATGTTCCATCACGAGGTTATTATACACTTG GTCATAATATGCACCCACACAATTCAAGTTCATATTCTGAAAGGATGTTGACCAACGAACCTTGTAGTAATG AGGTCAGAGATGCTGTAATGCATAATCAGTTATCTGCTTCTAACTCAAGGAATTATACTGCAACTTTTCCTCCAGTGCAGGCAAACTCGAATGATG TGCCACTTGATGAAACATCTGCTTTTAACTCCGGAACTCATGCTTCAGCATATGTTCCATTGCGGGATAATCCTACACTTG CACAAGCATTCAATGAACTCTTGGATAATATTTTTTCGCCACAAAAGCATGGTACACGGACGGTCGGACCACTATGGCCGTGCCACCCTGGGTCAGAGCAGAAAAGAAAAG TGCTGCCCACAGTAGATATCAAAGGAAAGAGACCTGCATCGATGAAGGTGACGACGCTGAGGTTGAACGTTGCTTCTTTGGTTGCAGAGGATGGAATTAATAGTGCTGCAGGGGTGTTGATTAGGAATGGCAGCACGGCACAATTCGTCGGTGCATCATGCTTTAGTCCGATACTACGCAGGGAGCCAGCTCTTCTGCTTGCAGCTGCTTGTTGCAAAGGGATCAAAATCGCTCTGTCCTATCAACCAGCTAGTATCACGCTGGAGTCCCATCTGCTCCCTCTGCTCAACCCGCTATACGCCTCTTCGGATCAACCGCCAGATGTAGTGCAGCTGAAAGAATTCCTGAGCCAGGGATACCCACATTTCGTAGTCCGGGACATTCCAGAAGAATCCAATCGTGCTGCTTGTGAGTTGGCTCTCAATGTTTTGCACCTACGGGAGTCCTATATGTTCTTCAATGATCCGCCAGAATGGCTTGTCCCTTACCTAGATCAGTGA
- the LOC125515714 gene encoding uncharacterized protein LOC125515714 isoform X8: MMGSSGSGNGSRHLDPGRVHELVMRRKPYDLLHYLNSIPGASEDPHCRQIKYVAETLLLLMRRGLVPGDKTLIVDWARNAWLNATQSRLFSSQMVGGGPSNFTSDAGYNMHPHNSSSYSGRMLTNEPGSNDFRHAAMHNQLSASNPRNHTATFPPQQANSTDAYVPLRNNSKLGHDMHPHNSSSYSGRMSTNEPGLRDTATHNQLSASYSRNHTATFPQLQLNSNDVILDETSTFNPGTHASEYVPSRGYYTLGHNMHPHNSSSYSERMLTNEPCSNEVRDAVMHNQLSASNSRNYTATFPPVQANSNDVPLDETSAFNSGTHASAYVPLRDNPTLAQAFNELLDNIFSPQKHGTRTVGPLWPCHPGSEQKRKVLPTVDIKGKRPASMKVTTLRLNVASLVAEDGINSAAGVLIRNGSTAQFVGASCFSPILRREPALLLAAACCKGIKIALSYQPASITLESHLLPLLNPLYASSDQPPDVVQLKEFLSQGYPHFVVRDIPEESNRAACELALNVLHLRESYMFFNDPPEWLVPYLDQ, encoded by the exons ATGATGGGCTCCTCGGGCTCCGGCAATGGCTCCCGCCACCTCGACCCGGGCCGCGTCCACGAGCTCGTCATGCGCCGCAAGCCGTACGACCTCCTCCACTACCTGAATTCCATACCCGGGGCGTCCGAGGACCCGCACTGCCGCCAGATCAAATACGTCGCGGAGACTCTCCTGCTGCTCATGCGAAG AGGTTTGGTTCCCGGAGACAAGACGCTGATCGTGGATTGGGCCCGAAACGCATGGCTGAACGCGACCCAAAGCAG ACTTTTTTCATCCCAGATGGTTGGTGGTGGTCCATCCAATTTTACTTCAGATGCAG GTTATAATATGCATCCACACAATTCAAGTTCATATTCTGGAAGGATGTTGACCAATGAACCTGGCAGTAATG ACTTCAGACATGCTGCAATGCATAATCAATTATCTGCTTCTAACCCAAGGAATCATACTGCAACATTTCCTCCACAGCAAGCAAACTCAACTGATG CATATGTTCCATTGCGGAATAATTCTAAGCTTG GTCATGATATGCACCCACACAATTCAAGTTCATATTCTGGAAGGATGTCGACCAACGAACCTG GGCTCAGAGATACTGCAACGCATAATCAATTATCTGCTTCTTACTCACGGAATCATACTGCAACATTTCCTCAACTGCAATTAAACTCGAATGATG TGATTCTTGATGAAACATCTACCTTTAACCCTGGAACTCATGCTTCAGAATATGTTCCATCACGAGGTTATTATACACTTG GTCATAATATGCACCCACACAATTCAAGTTCATATTCTGAAAGGATGTTGACCAACGAACCTTGTAGTAATG AGGTCAGAGATGCTGTAATGCATAATCAGTTATCTGCTTCTAACTCAAGGAATTATACTGCAACTTTTCCTCCAGTGCAGGCAAACTCGAATGATG TGCCACTTGATGAAACATCTGCTTTTAACTCCGGAACTCATGCTTCAGCATATGTTCCATTGCGGGATAATCCTACACTTG CACAAGCATTCAATGAACTCTTGGATAATATTTTTTCGCCACAAAAGCATGGTACACGGACGGTCGGACCACTATGGCCGTGCCACCCTGGGTCAGAGCAGAAAAGAAAAG TGCTGCCCACAGTAGATATCAAAGGAAAGAGACCTGCATCGATGAAGGTGACGACGCTGAGGTTGAACGTTGCTTCTTTGGTTGCAGAGGATGGAATTAATAGTGCTGCAGGGGTGTTGATTAGGAATGGCAGCACGGCACAATTCGTCGGTGCATCATGCTTTAGTCCGATACTACGCAGGGAGCCAGCTCTTCTGCTTGCAGCTGCTTGTTGCAAAGGGATCAAAATCGCTCTGTCCTATCAACCAGCTAGTATCACGCTGGAGTCCCATCTGCTCCCTCTGCTCAACCCGCTATACGCCTCTTCGGATCAACCGCCAGATGTAGTGCAGCTGAAAGAATTCCTGAGCCAGGGATACCCACATTTCGTAGTCCGGGACATTCCAGAAGAATCCAATCGTGCTGCTTGTGAGTTGGCTCTCAATGTTTTGCACCTACGGGAGTCCTATATGTTCTTCAATGATCCGCCAGAATGGCTTGTCCCTTACCTAGATCAGTGA
- the LOC125515714 gene encoding uncharacterized protein LOC125515714 isoform X7: MMGSSGSGNGSRHLDPGRVHELVMRRKPYDLLHYLNSIPGASEDPHCRQIKYVAETLLLLMRRGLVPGDKTLIVDWARNAWLNATQSRLFSSQMVGGGPSNFTSDAGYNMHPHNSSSYSGRMLTNEPGSNDFRHAAMHNQLSASNPRNHTATFPPQQANSTDAYVPLRNNSKLGHDMHPHNSSSYSGRMSTNEPGLRDTATHNQLSASYSRNHTATFPQLQLNSNDGHKMHPQNSNSNSGRMLTNKPGLRDTATHNQLSASYSRNHTATFPQLQLNSNDVILDETSTFNPGTHASEYVPSRGYYTLGHNMHPHNSSSYSERMLTNEPCSNEVRDAVMHNQLSASNSRNYTATFPPVQANSNDVPLDETSAFNSGTHASAYVPLRDNPTLAQAFNELLDNIFSPQKHGTRTVGPLWPCHPGSEQKRKVLPTVDIKGKRPASMKVTTLRLNVASLVAEDGINSAAGVLIRNGSTAQFVGASCFSPILRREPALLLAAACCKGIKIALSYQPASITLESHLLPLLNPLYASSDQPPDVVQLKEFLSQGYPHFVVRDIPEESNRAACELALNVLHLRESYMFFNDPPEWLVPYLDQ, encoded by the exons ATGATGGGCTCCTCGGGCTCCGGCAATGGCTCCCGCCACCTCGACCCGGGCCGCGTCCACGAGCTCGTCATGCGCCGCAAGCCGTACGACCTCCTCCACTACCTGAATTCCATACCCGGGGCGTCCGAGGACCCGCACTGCCGCCAGATCAAATACGTCGCGGAGACTCTCCTGCTGCTCATGCGAAG AGGTTTGGTTCCCGGAGACAAGACGCTGATCGTGGATTGGGCCCGAAACGCATGGCTGAACGCGACCCAAAGCAG ACTTTTTTCATCCCAGATGGTTGGTGGTGGTCCATCCAATTTTACTTCAGATGCAG GTTATAATATGCATCCACACAATTCAAGTTCATATTCTGGAAGGATGTTGACCAATGAACCTGGCAGTAATG ACTTCAGACATGCTGCAATGCATAATCAATTATCTGCTTCTAACCCAAGGAATCATACTGCAACATTTCCTCCACAGCAAGCAAACTCAACTGATG CATATGTTCCATTGCGGAATAATTCTAAGCTTG GTCATGATATGCACCCACACAATTCAAGTTCATATTCTGGAAGGATGTCGACCAACGAACCTG GGCTCAGAGATACTGCAACGCATAATCAATTATCTGCTTCTTACTCACGGAATCATACTGCAACATTTCCTCAACTGCAATTAAACTCGAATGATG GTCATAAGATGCACCcacaaaattcaaattcaaattctgGAAGGATGTTGACTAACAAACCTG GGCTCAGAGATACTGCAACGCATAATCAATTATCTGCTTCTTACTCACGGAATCATACTGCAACATTTCCTCAACTGCAATTAAACTCGAATGATG TGATTCTTGATGAAACATCTACCTTTAACCCTGGAACTCATGCTTCAGAATATGTTCCATCACGAGGTTATTATACACTTG GTCATAATATGCACCCACACAATTCAAGTTCATATTCTGAAAGGATGTTGACCAACGAACCTTGTAGTAATG AGGTCAGAGATGCTGTAATGCATAATCAGTTATCTGCTTCTAACTCAAGGAATTATACTGCAACTTTTCCTCCAGTGCAGGCAAACTCGAATGATG TGCCACTTGATGAAACATCTGCTTTTAACTCCGGAACTCATGCTTCAGCATATGTTCCATTGCGGGATAATCCTACACTTG CACAAGCATTCAATGAACTCTTGGATAATATTTTTTCGCCACAAAAGCATGGTACACGGACGGTCGGACCACTATGGCCGTGCCACCCTGGGTCAGAGCAGAAAAGAAAAG TGCTGCCCACAGTAGATATCAAAGGAAAGAGACCTGCATCGATGAAGGTGACGACGCTGAGGTTGAACGTTGCTTCTTTGGTTGCAGAGGATGGAATTAATAGTGCTGCAGGGGTGTTGATTAGGAATGGCAGCACGGCACAATTCGTCGGTGCATCATGCTTTAGTCCGATACTACGCAGGGAGCCAGCTCTTCTGCTTGCAGCTGCTTGTTGCAAAGGGATCAAAATCGCTCTGTCCTATCAACCAGCTAGTATCACGCTGGAGTCCCATCTGCTCCCTCTGCTCAACCCGCTATACGCCTCTTCGGATCAACCGCCAGATGTAGTGCAGCTGAAAGAATTCCTGAGCCAGGGATACCCACATTTCGTAGTCCGGGACATTCCAGAAGAATCCAATCGTGCTGCTTGTGAGTTGGCTCTCAATGTTTTGCACCTACGGGAGTCCTATATGTTCTTCAATGATCCGCCAGAATGGCTTGTCCCTTACCTAGATCAGTGA